A region from the Cryptosporangium arvum DSM 44712 genome encodes:
- a CDS encoding LLM class F420-dependent oxidoreductase has translation MKLAIHYPNFSFPGGNTAIAPLLAATARAADEGGATTFTLMDHWFQMETVAPATEPMLEGYTGLGFLAGITRRIKLGLLVTGVTYRHPGLLAKTVATLDVLSEGRAMFGVGAAWYEKEHHALGVPFPPLAERFERLEETVRISRQMFSDDDGPFEGRHYRLAETLCVPRPIQQPGPPVMIGGSGEKKTLRLVAQYGDLCNLFAPDVETVAHKIEVLNQHCADVGRDPAEIEKTIITGLDALGDTDTFLRTMEQYAKIGVEQVWVGNRGVDDPPSWATEVCERVLPRLRDI, from the coding sequence GTGAAACTTGCGATCCACTACCCGAACTTCTCCTTTCCGGGCGGGAACACCGCGATCGCGCCGCTGCTCGCAGCGACCGCTCGTGCCGCCGACGAGGGCGGCGCGACCACCTTCACGTTGATGGACCACTGGTTCCAGATGGAGACCGTCGCGCCCGCCACCGAGCCGATGCTCGAGGGCTACACGGGCCTGGGCTTCCTGGCCGGGATCACCCGCCGGATCAAGCTCGGCCTGCTGGTCACCGGCGTCACCTACCGCCATCCCGGCCTGCTGGCCAAGACCGTCGCGACGCTCGACGTGCTCTCCGAGGGGCGGGCGATGTTCGGAGTCGGCGCCGCCTGGTACGAGAAGGAGCACCACGCGCTGGGCGTCCCGTTCCCGCCGCTGGCCGAGCGGTTCGAGCGGCTGGAGGAGACGGTGCGGATCTCCCGGCAGATGTTCAGCGACGACGACGGCCCGTTCGAGGGCAGGCACTACCGGCTCGCGGAGACGCTCTGCGTGCCGCGACCCATCCAGCAGCCCGGTCCGCCGGTGATGATCGGCGGTTCCGGCGAGAAGAAGACGCTCCGGCTGGTCGCGCAGTACGGCGATCTGTGCAACCTGTTCGCGCCGGACGTCGAGACCGTGGCGCACAAGATCGAGGTGCTGAACCAGCACTGCGCGGACGTGGGCCGCGACCCGGCGGAGATCGAGAAGACGATAATCACCGGCCTCGACGCGCTCGGGGACACCGACACGTTCCTGCGCACGATGGAGCAGTACGCGAAGATCGGCGTCGAGCAGGTGTGGGTCGGCAACCGGGGTGTCGACGACCCGCCGAGCTGGGCCACCGAGGTGTGCGAGCGGGTTCTCCCGCGGCTGCGCGACATCTGA
- a CDS encoding TIGR04013 family B12-binding domain/radical SAM domain-containing protein produces MSVAVVLRYRKAVTYGHHALLGALEAEPPETPFTVAFATSPEQTAAAVGSALDEADRVLVLWSFYSPDADALAVELAAVRALVDDERVLHVAGGVHATAEPQQVLDAGWDVAAIGEGETTIVRLVDAVGTGAPLTGVRGLAVRDSDGVALRTGPAITRELDAFGSFSLKYHKYGPIELTRGCIYACKFCQTPFMFSARFRHRSVENVRWHVRAMVADGLKDVRFTTPTSLSYGTQTEEPDLDAVEELLGTVRAELPPHGRLFFGSFPSEVRPEHVTPGAMRMLRRYVSNDNIIIGAQSGSDRMLAASRRGHGAGPVLDAVRIAAAEGFRPNVDFLFGMPGEDAEDAEASLRLAEAVAALGGRVHAHTFMPLPGTPWRDAEPAFVSADTISTFDQLAASGALYGHWRRQAEHASRLAETAKAYPRRAPRRRTTG; encoded by the coding sequence GTGAGCGTCGCCGTCGTCCTCCGGTACCGCAAGGCCGTGACCTACGGCCACCACGCCCTGCTCGGGGCGCTGGAGGCCGAACCTCCGGAGACCCCGTTCACGGTCGCGTTCGCGACCTCCCCGGAACAGACCGCGGCCGCGGTCGGCTCCGCACTGGACGAAGCCGACCGCGTGCTGGTGCTCTGGTCCTTCTACTCCCCCGACGCCGACGCGCTCGCCGTCGAGCTCGCCGCCGTCCGCGCCCTGGTGGACGACGAGCGCGTGCTGCACGTGGCCGGCGGGGTGCACGCCACCGCCGAACCGCAGCAGGTGCTCGACGCGGGCTGGGACGTCGCCGCGATCGGCGAGGGGGAGACGACGATCGTCCGGCTCGTCGACGCGGTCGGCACGGGGGCTCCGCTGACCGGCGTCCGCGGGCTGGCCGTCCGGGACTCCGACGGCGTGGCCCTGCGTACCGGCCCGGCGATCACCCGGGAGCTCGACGCGTTCGGCTCGTTCTCGCTGAAGTACCACAAGTACGGTCCGATCGAGCTCACCCGCGGCTGCATCTACGCCTGCAAGTTCTGCCAGACCCCGTTCATGTTCTCCGCGCGCTTCCGGCACCGCAGCGTCGAGAACGTCCGCTGGCACGTGCGTGCGATGGTCGCCGACGGCCTGAAGGACGTGCGTTTCACGACGCCGACGTCGCTGTCCTACGGCACCCAGACCGAGGAGCCCGACCTCGACGCGGTGGAGGAGCTGCTCGGCACGGTACGGGCCGAGCTGCCGCCGCACGGCCGGCTGTTCTTCGGGTCGTTCCCCTCCGAGGTGCGGCCCGAGCACGTCACGCCGGGCGCGATGCGGATGCTGCGCAGGTACGTGTCGAACGACAACATCATCATCGGCGCCCAGTCGGGCTCCGACCGGATGCTCGCGGCGTCCCGGCGCGGCCACGGCGCCGGTCCGGTGCTGGACGCGGTGCGGATCGCCGCCGCGGAGGGCTTCCGGCCCAACGTCGACTTCCTGTTCGGGATGCCGGGCGAGGACGCCGAGGACGCGGAGGCCTCGCTGCGGCTGGCCGAAGCCGTGGCGGCCCTCGGCGGGCGCGTGCACGCCCACACGTTCATGCCGCTGCCCGGCACGCCCTGGCGCGACGCCGAGCCGGCGTTCGTGTCGGCCGACACGATCTCGACGTTCGACCAGCTGGCGGCGAGCGGCGCGCTCTACGGCCACTGGCGGCGCCAGGCCGAGCACGCGTCGCGGCTGGCCGAGACGGCGAAGGCCTATCCGCGCCGCGCGCCCCGCAGGCGCACCACCGGCTGA
- a CDS encoding sensor histidine kinase yields MRRLRVLPVIVVVLLCALFVAAYGNRGGPGVVVPLFVVLAWPVLWSARPVLGLGLVLLLTALLTPLYDPETVGPVGCAAVLVAVGRLATVRPWRVSLPGAGVAFAVLALLGAAFYVESGGAFTTALVLALAVGCVWAVGNTIRQGRENAGARRREETELAVAAERLRIARELHDLVAHSMGVIAFQAGAGRRVIETQPREARNALDAIETTSREALAELRRTLAALRRSEPAGAPTIPTPRLADLDRLAASVRVEVTRTGAVRELPANLELSAYRIVQESVTNVVRHAGTDACWVRLDYRGSELGVEVLDSGSGTGPPGTGYGIVGMRERVTLLNGTFAAGPRPEGGFRVAATIPLHD; encoded by the coding sequence ATGCGGCGGCTGCGCGTTCTTCCGGTGATCGTCGTCGTACTGCTCTGCGCGCTGTTCGTCGCCGCTTACGGCAACCGCGGCGGTCCCGGTGTAGTGGTGCCGCTGTTCGTCGTGCTGGCCTGGCCGGTCCTGTGGTCGGCCCGACCGGTCCTCGGGCTGGGGCTCGTGCTCCTGCTCACCGCGCTGCTCACCCCGCTCTACGACCCCGAGACGGTCGGGCCGGTCGGCTGCGCGGCGGTCCTCGTCGCGGTGGGCCGGCTGGCCACCGTCCGGCCGTGGCGGGTGTCGCTGCCGGGCGCCGGGGTCGCGTTCGCGGTGCTCGCGCTGCTCGGAGCGGCGTTCTACGTGGAGAGCGGCGGGGCGTTCACCACCGCGCTCGTGCTCGCGCTGGCGGTCGGGTGCGTGTGGGCGGTGGGCAACACGATCCGGCAGGGCCGGGAGAACGCGGGCGCGCGGCGTCGGGAGGAGACCGAGCTCGCGGTCGCGGCCGAGCGGTTGCGGATCGCGCGGGAGCTGCACGACCTGGTCGCGCACAGCATGGGCGTGATCGCGTTCCAGGCCGGCGCCGGGCGGCGGGTGATCGAGACCCAGCCGCGCGAGGCGCGCAACGCGCTGGACGCGATCGAGACGACGTCCCGCGAGGCGCTGGCCGAGCTGCGCCGGACGCTGGCCGCGCTCCGGCGCTCGGAACCGGCCGGCGCACCGACGATCCCGACGCCCCGGCTGGCCGACCTCGACCGGCTGGCCGCCTCCGTGCGCGTCGAGGTCACCCGCACCGGCGCGGTCCGGGAGCTCCCGGCCAACCTCGAACTCTCGGCGTACCGGATCGTGCAGGAGTCGGTGACGAACGTGGTTCGCCACGCCGGCACCGACGCCTGCTGGGTACGGCTGGACTACCGGGGCTCCGAACTGGGGGTCGAGGTGCTGGATTCCGGCTCCGGAACCGGCCCTCCGGGCACCGGGTACGGCATCGTCGGCATGCGCGAGCGGGTGACGCTGCTGAACGGGACGTTCGCCGCCGGACCTCGCCCGGAGGGTGGCTTCCGGGTGGCGGCGACAATCCCCCTTCATGATTAG
- a CDS encoding response regulator: MISVVLADDQPLIRSALRVLLAETADLELVGEASTGTEAVALAREHRPDVVVMDLRMPELDGIAATAKIAETLPDTRVVVLTTFDDDEYLYGALRAGASGFLVKDMGLDDILAAIRVVAGGDALIAPSVTRRLVDTLAGRTPAPAARPSIAGVTDREREVLTLVGRGLSNAEIAAELFISIATAKAHVARLLTKLDARDRVQLVILAYQFGLVSPED, from the coding sequence ATGATTAGTGTCGTCCTGGCTGACGATCAGCCGCTGATCCGGTCCGCGCTGCGTGTGCTGCTGGCCGAGACGGCCGACCTCGAGCTGGTGGGGGAGGCCTCGACCGGCACCGAGGCGGTCGCGCTCGCGCGCGAGCACCGGCCCGACGTCGTCGTGATGGACCTGCGGATGCCGGAGCTGGACGGGATCGCCGCCACCGCGAAGATCGCCGAGACGCTGCCGGACACCCGCGTCGTGGTGCTGACGACGTTCGACGACGACGAGTACCTCTACGGGGCGCTGCGTGCCGGGGCCAGCGGGTTCCTGGTCAAGGACATGGGACTCGACGACATCCTGGCCGCGATCCGGGTGGTCGCGGGCGGGGACGCGCTCATCGCGCCGAGCGTCACCCGGCGGCTCGTCGACACGCTGGCGGGACGCACGCCGGCGCCGGCGGCCCGTCCCTCGATCGCCGGGGTCACCGACCGGGAACGCGAGGTCCTGACGCTCGTCGGGCGCGGGCTGTCGAACGCCGAGATCGCGGCCGAGCTGTTCATCAGCATCGCCACGGCGAAGGCACACGTGGCCCGGTTGCTGACGAAACTGGACGCCCGGGACCGGGTGCAGCTGGTGATCCTGGCCTACCAGTTCGGGTTGGTCAGCCCGGAGGATTAG
- a CDS encoding glycosyltransferase 87 family protein — MKLPDRFRLPSVFGVQVLLVVVFAVLWNPLDFFIYRLGGQVVGDGARLYLEQQAAHWFTYTPFAAVLFEPLSWVPLVPARVLWELVSVGAFAVACRQFVPWRWVVPGLMLEPVWHSLFLGQINLLLLALVAIDFRRVAAGKPAGIGIGIAAAVKLTPGIFVVLLLAAGRVRAAVVAGVTFGAATLGAWIVAPEASLVYWRDTFYDSTRVGVPYVSNQSPYGALTRLLGDVGSWYHVLPAVLSAVGIAVAVRYARRDDWLGAFAVAGLTGLLVSPISWSHHWVWALPALAVLWRDGYRRAFLATGAVLALSPMWATQFVDHPNDVWVLLPVRNAYLLLGLALLTHFAVRTAKRSGTAEAVPERVLATRDAR, encoded by the coding sequence ATGAAGCTGCCCGATCGTTTCCGGTTACCCAGTGTGTTCGGGGTTCAGGTTCTGCTCGTCGTGGTGTTCGCGGTGCTGTGGAATCCGCTGGACTTCTTCATCTACCGGCTCGGTGGTCAGGTCGTCGGGGACGGTGCCCGGCTCTACCTGGAGCAGCAGGCCGCGCACTGGTTCACGTACACGCCGTTCGCAGCCGTGTTGTTCGAGCCGCTGTCGTGGGTGCCCCTGGTGCCGGCCCGGGTGCTCTGGGAGCTGGTGTCGGTCGGGGCGTTCGCCGTGGCCTGCCGTCAGTTCGTCCCGTGGCGGTGGGTGGTGCCCGGGCTGATGCTGGAACCGGTCTGGCACTCGCTGTTCCTGGGCCAGATCAACCTGCTCCTCCTCGCGCTGGTCGCGATCGACTTCCGGCGGGTCGCGGCGGGCAAGCCGGCGGGGATCGGCATCGGGATCGCGGCGGCGGTCAAGCTCACGCCGGGCATCTTCGTCGTGCTGCTGCTGGCCGCCGGGCGGGTGCGTGCGGCGGTCGTCGCCGGGGTCACGTTCGGGGCCGCGACGCTCGGCGCGTGGATCGTCGCGCCCGAGGCCTCGCTCGTGTACTGGCGCGACACGTTCTACGACAGCACCCGCGTCGGCGTCCCGTACGTCAGCAACCAGTCGCCGTACGGCGCGCTGACGCGTCTGCTGGGCGACGTCGGCAGCTGGTATCACGTCCTCCCGGCGGTGCTGTCGGCGGTGGGCATCGCGGTGGCGGTGCGGTACGCCCGGCGCGACGACTGGCTGGGGGCGTTCGCGGTGGCCGGGCTTACCGGCCTGCTGGTGTCGCCGATCTCGTGGAGCCACCACTGGGTGTGGGCGCTGCCGGCGCTGGCGGTGCTGTGGCGGGACGGCTACCGCCGGGCGTTCCTGGCCACCGGAGCGGTGCTGGCGCTCTCACCGATGTGGGCGACGCAGTTCGTCGACCACCCCAACGACGTCTGGGTGCTGCTGCCGGTCCGGAACGCCTACCTGCTGCTCGGGCTGGCCCTGCTGACCCACTTCGCGGTCCGGACAGCAAAACGCTCCGGCACCGCCGAAGCGGTACCGGAGCGTGTTCTGGCGACGCGGGACGCGCGTTAG
- the aceE gene encoding pyruvate dehydrogenase (acetyl-transferring), homodimeric type encodes MANSRERLPVISDGLPSQLPDIDPGETSEWLESLDAVIDNAGRQRARYIMLRLLERAREKQVGVPALRSTDYINTIPPEREPWFPGDEHIERRLRAYMRWNAAIMVHRAQRPGIGVGGHISTYASSASLYEVGFNHFFRGHDDPGGGDQIYFQGHASPGMYARAFLEGRLNEHQMDGFRQEFSHSGGGLSSYPHPRLMPDFWEFPTVSMGLGPINAIYQARFNRYLHSRGIKDTSQQHVWAFLGDGEMDEVESLGAIGVAAREELDNLTFVINCNLQRLDGPVRGNGKVMQELEAFFRGAGWNVIKVVWGREWDPLLAADTDGALVNLMNTTPDGDYQTYKAESGAFVREHFFGRDPRTRKMVEHLSDDEIWNLKRGGHDYRKLYAAYKSATEHTGQPTVILAKTIKGWTLGSHFEARNATHQMKKLTEDDLKEFRDRLFLEIPDEKLDKYLPPYYHPGKDSDEYQYLMERRRQLGGAIPKRVDRSKPLALPGKEMYAQLKKGSGKQKIATTMAFVRLLKDLMKDKNIGDRFVPIIPDEARTFGMDSLFPTAKIYSPHGQQYTSVDRELMLAYKESQQGQILHEGINEAGSVASFTAVATSYATQGEPMIPIYIFYSMFGFQRTGDGFWAVADQLGRGFVLGATAGRTTLNGEGLQHEDGHSLLLASTNPAVVAYDPAYAYEVAVITEDGLRRMYGENPENIFYYFTVYNEPMVMPAMPDHVDEEGILRGLYRYAPATLTTEGAPKAQLLASGVALPWALKAQQLLAEDWNVAADVWSVTSWTELRRDAVEAEEEALLHPDGEARTPWVTAQLAEAQGPVVASSDWMRAVPDQISRWVPGDYTSLGTDGFGASDTRHALRRHFKVDAESIAVATLRALAKRGEIEASVASDALAKYRIDDVTAAPPGETGGAS; translated from the coding sequence GTGGCGAACTCACGCGAACGGCTCCCGGTGATCAGCGACGGGCTACCTAGTCAGCTCCCGGACATCGATCCCGGAGAGACGTCCGAGTGGCTCGAATCGCTGGACGCAGTGATCGACAACGCGGGCCGTCAGCGTGCCCGGTACATCATGCTGCGTCTGCTGGAGCGGGCTCGGGAAAAGCAGGTCGGTGTCCCGGCGCTGCGCAGCACCGACTACATCAACACGATCCCGCCGGAGCGCGAGCCCTGGTTCCCCGGTGACGAGCACATCGAGCGCCGGCTGCGGGCCTACATGCGCTGGAACGCCGCGATCATGGTGCACCGGGCCCAGCGCCCCGGCATCGGCGTCGGCGGGCACATCTCCACCTACGCGTCGAGCGCGAGCCTCTACGAGGTGGGCTTCAACCACTTCTTCCGCGGCCACGACGACCCGGGCGGCGGCGACCAGATCTACTTCCAGGGGCACGCCTCCCCCGGTATGTACGCGCGGGCCTTCCTCGAGGGTCGGCTGAACGAGCACCAGATGGACGGGTTCCGCCAGGAGTTCTCGCACTCCGGTGGGGGTCTCTCCAGCTACCCCCACCCACGCCTGATGCCTGACTTCTGGGAGTTCCCGACCGTCTCCATGGGTCTGGGCCCGATCAACGCGATCTACCAGGCCCGGTTCAACCGGTACCTGCACTCGCGCGGCATCAAGGACACCAGCCAGCAGCACGTCTGGGCGTTCCTCGGCGACGGTGAGATGGACGAGGTCGAGTCGCTCGGCGCGATCGGCGTCGCCGCCCGCGAGGAGCTCGACAACCTGACGTTCGTCATCAACTGCAACCTGCAGCGCCTCGACGGGCCGGTCCGCGGCAACGGCAAGGTCATGCAGGAGCTCGAGGCGTTCTTCCGCGGCGCCGGCTGGAACGTGATCAAGGTCGTCTGGGGCCGCGAGTGGGACCCGCTGCTGGCCGCCGACACCGACGGCGCGCTCGTCAACCTGATGAACACCACGCCCGACGGCGACTACCAGACCTACAAGGCCGAGTCCGGCGCGTTCGTCCGCGAGCACTTCTTCGGGCGCGACCCGCGCACCCGCAAGATGGTCGAGCACCTGAGCGACGACGAGATCTGGAACCTCAAGCGCGGTGGCCACGACTACCGGAAGCTCTACGCGGCCTACAAGTCGGCCACCGAGCACACCGGGCAGCCGACCGTGATCCTCGCCAAGACGATCAAGGGCTGGACGCTGGGCAGCCACTTCGAGGCCCGCAACGCCACCCACCAGATGAAGAAGCTGACCGAGGACGACCTGAAGGAGTTCCGGGACCGGCTCTTCCTGGAGATCCCGGACGAGAAGCTCGACAAGTACCTGCCGCCGTACTACCACCCCGGTAAGGACTCGGACGAGTACCAGTACCTGATGGAGCGTCGCCGCCAGCTCGGTGGCGCGATCCCGAAGCGCGTCGACCGCAGCAAGCCGCTGGCCCTGCCGGGCAAGGAGATGTACGCCCAGCTGAAGAAGGGCTCCGGCAAGCAGAAGATCGCCACCACGATGGCCTTCGTCCGGTTGCTGAAAGACCTGATGAAGGACAAGAACATCGGCGACCGCTTCGTGCCGATCATTCCCGACGAAGCGCGGACGTTCGGCATGGACTCGCTGTTCCCGACGGCGAAGATCTACTCGCCGCACGGCCAGCAGTACACGTCGGTCGACCGCGAGCTGATGCTGGCCTACAAGGAGTCCCAGCAGGGCCAGATCCTGCACGAGGGCATCAACGAGGCCGGATCGGTGGCGTCGTTCACCGCGGTGGCGACGTCGTACGCCACGCAGGGCGAGCCGATGATCCCGATCTACATCTTCTACTCGATGTTCGGGTTCCAGCGCACCGGCGACGGCTTCTGGGCCGTCGCCGACCAGCTGGGCCGCGGGTTCGTGCTCGGGGCCACCGCCGGGCGCACCACGCTCAACGGTGAGGGCCTCCAGCACGAGGACGGCCACTCGCTGCTGCTGGCCTCGACGAACCCGGCCGTCGTCGCGTACGACCCGGCGTACGCCTACGAGGTCGCGGTGATCACCGAGGACGGCCTGCGCCGGATGTACGGGGAGAACCCGGAGAACATCTTCTACTACTTCACCGTCTACAACGAGCCGATGGTGATGCCGGCGATGCCGGACCACGTGGACGAGGAGGGCATCCTCCGCGGCCTGTACCGGTACGCGCCGGCCACGCTGACCACCGAGGGCGCTCCGAAGGCGCAGTTGCTCGCCTCCGGGGTCGCGCTGCCGTGGGCGCTCAAGGCCCAGCAGCTGCTCGCCGAGGACTGGAACGTCGCGGCCGACGTGTGGTCGGTCACGTCCTGGACGGAGCTGCGCCGGGACGCCGTCGAGGCCGAGGAAGAGGCGTTGCTGCACCCCGACGGCGAGGCGCGGACCCCGTGGGTCACCGCCCAGCTGGCCGAGGCGCAGGGTCCGGTCGTGGCGTCCAGCGACTGGATGCGCGCGGTACCGGACCAGATCTCGCGCTGGGTTCCCGGCGACTACACCTCGCTGGGCACCGACGGCTTCGGTGCGTCCGACACCCGGCACGCGCTTCGTCGCCACTTCAAGGTCGACGCGGAGTCGATCGCGGTGGCGACGCTGCGGGCGCTGGCCAAGCGGGGCGAGATCGAGGCCTCGGTGGCGTCGGACGCGCTGGCGAAGTACCGCATCGACGACGTCACGGCGGCCCCGCCCGGCGAGACGGGCGGGGCGTCCTAA
- a CDS encoding YjbQ family protein, with protein sequence MDSEIITVRTGSSPVVQDLTDRAADFVRSRGDGLLHAFVPHATAGLAVLETGAGSDDDLLAALEDLLPADDRWRHRHGSPGHGRSHVMPALIPPYATLPVLGGRLALGTWQSLCLVDLNVDNHDRQVRFSFLGG encoded by the coding sequence GTGGACAGCGAGATCATCACCGTCCGTACCGGATCGTCACCGGTCGTTCAGGACCTGACCGACCGCGCCGCGGACTTCGTCCGCTCGCGCGGCGACGGGCTGCTGCACGCCTTCGTGCCGCACGCCACCGCCGGGCTGGCCGTGCTGGAGACCGGCGCGGGCAGCGACGACGACCTGCTGGCGGCGCTGGAGGACCTGTTGCCGGCCGACGACCGCTGGAGGCACCGCCACGGCAGCCCCGGGCACGGCCGCAGCCACGTCATGCCGGCCCTGATCCCCCCGTACGCCACGCTGCCGGTACTGGGGGGCCGGCTGGCGCTGGGAACGTGGCAGAGCCTGTGTCTGGTCGATCTCAATGTCGACAACCACGACCGGCAGGTACGGTTTTCGTTTCTCGGCGGTTGA
- a CDS encoding DUF3052 domain-containing protein — protein MSATAGHADGVKSPADRLGIQPGQVVMEIGFDDDCADELRDAVAERVGDDLVDEDSDEVVDVVMLWWREDDGDLFDALVNALSPLTDNGVVWLLTPKAGRPGHVEPSDISEVAPTAGLQQTSSISAAQDWSGARLVAPKAARSKR, from the coding sequence GTGAGCGCGACCGCGGGTCACGCCGACGGCGTCAAGAGCCCGGCCGACCGGCTCGGCATCCAGCCGGGGCAGGTGGTCATGGAGATCGGATTCGACGACGATTGCGCCGACGAACTGCGTGACGCCGTTGCCGAACGGGTGGGCGACGATCTGGTCGACGAAGACTCCGATGAGGTCGTCGACGTCGTGATGCTCTGGTGGCGGGAGGACGACGGTGACCTGTTCGATGCACTTGTCAACGCGTTGAGCCCGCTGACCGACAACGGCGTCGTCTGGCTGTTGACACCCAAGGCCGGCCGGCCCGGACACGTGGAGCCGAGCGACATCAGCGAGGTGGCCCCCACCGCGGGTCTGCAGCAGACGTCGAGCATCAGCGCCGCGCAGGACTGGTCCGGCGCGCGTCTGGTCGCGCCGAAGGCGGCGCGCTCCAAGCGCTGA
- a CDS encoding peroxiredoxin: MPVEVGDIAPEFTLPDQNHQLVSLADFQGSRNVLVVFYPLAFSRVCSGELAAIREDLPRLQNDTVQVLTISVDSFFVHKVWAEQEGFDFPLLSDFWPHGAVAQSYGVFDEQKGTARRGTFLVDADGIVRWKVVTGIGVARSADDYAGAVAALAP; the protein is encoded by the coding sequence ATGCCGGTGGAAGTCGGCGACATCGCTCCGGAGTTCACGCTGCCGGACCAGAACCACCAGCTGGTGTCACTGGCCGACTTCCAGGGCTCCCGGAACGTGCTCGTCGTGTTCTACCCGCTGGCGTTCTCCCGGGTGTGCTCCGGCGAGCTCGCCGCGATCCGCGAGGACCTGCCGCGCCTCCAGAACGACACCGTGCAGGTGCTGACGATCAGCGTCGACTCGTTCTTCGTCCACAAGGTGTGGGCCGAGCAGGAGGGCTTCGATTTCCCGCTGCTCTCGGATTTCTGGCCCCACGGCGCGGTCGCGCAGAGCTACGGCGTCTTCGACGAGCAGAAGGGCACCGCGCGCCGCGGCACGTTCCTCGTCGACGCCGACGGCATCGTCCGCTGGAAGGTCGTCACCGGAATCGGCGTGGCCCGCTCGGCCGACGACTACGCCGGCGCCGTAGCGGCACTGGCCCCGTGA
- a CDS encoding Lrp/AsnC family transcriptional regulator codes for MDLDELDRQLAHALQIDGRAPFSRIAAVLGTTDRTLARRYERLRSNGVLRVVGLPHAAALGHVDWLVRMRCAPDAAMPVASALAQRADTSWVLILSGGTEINCITRTRRQQDEGELLLQKLPRTSGVAAVSAHCMLRSVAGTSGWPGRTAALDAAQVAALTPPAATGGDPVRATTADNQLLAELAKDGRASFPALAAATGWSESTVRRRLEALQHGGVLYFDVDVEPATLGFTAEAALWLTVDASALNAVGRALAEHPQIAYAAAVTGPSNIAAAVVCRDLDGLYDYLADGIGALPGVHRTETAPVVRRLKGAGTLLVP; via the coding sequence ATGGATTTGGACGAGCTGGACCGCCAGTTGGCGCACGCACTGCAGATCGACGGGCGGGCGCCGTTCAGCCGGATCGCGGCCGTGCTCGGCACCACCGATCGCACGCTCGCGCGGCGGTACGAACGGCTGCGCTCGAACGGGGTGCTGCGCGTGGTCGGATTACCGCACGCGGCCGCGCTCGGGCACGTCGACTGGCTGGTCCGGATGCGGTGCGCGCCGGACGCCGCGATGCCGGTGGCGTCCGCGCTCGCCCAGCGGGCGGACACCTCGTGGGTACTGATCCTGTCCGGCGGCACCGAGATCAACTGCATCACGCGGACGCGCCGCCAGCAGGACGAAGGCGAACTCCTACTGCAGAAGCTGCCCCGGACGTCGGGGGTCGCGGCGGTGTCCGCGCACTGCATGCTGCGGTCGGTGGCGGGCACGAGCGGGTGGCCGGGGCGCACCGCGGCGCTGGACGCGGCGCAGGTCGCCGCCCTGACTCCCCCGGCGGCCACCGGCGGCGATCCGGTGCGCGCCACCACGGCCGACAACCAGCTGCTCGCCGAGCTGGCCAAGGACGGGCGCGCGAGCTTCCCCGCCCTCGCGGCCGCGACCGGCTGGTCGGAGTCCACGGTCCGCCGTCGCCTCGAGGCCCTGCAGCACGGCGGAGTCCTCTACTTCGACGTCGACGTCGAGCCCGCAACGCTCGGCTTCACCGCCGAGGCGGCGCTCTGGCTCACCGTCGACGCGTCGGCCCTGAACGCTGTCGGCCGCGCCCTCGCCGAGCACCCCCAGATCGCCTACGCCGCCGCGGTGACCGGCCCCTCGAACATCGCCGCCGCCGTGGTCTGCCGCGACCTGGACGGCCTCTACGACTACCTGGCCGACGGAATAGGCGCCCTCCCCGGCGTCCACCGCACCGAAACCGCCCCGGTGGTCCGCCGCCTCAAGGGAGCCGGAACTCTCCTGGTGCCGTAA